In a genomic window of Brockia lithotrophica:
- the plsY gene encoding glycerol-3-phosphate 1-O-acyltransferase PlsY, translating into MCAPFFCYTPTGRAAKGRAQADTYSREGIFIRLLIGLIAAYLLGGIPFSYLWVKVLRGTDIRKCGSGNVGATNAYRCGGLLAALLAALCDVGKGYLAVLLFAPLSPAPAYAYAVGAAAILGHVRSPFLGFRGGKAVATSLGVLLAFHPWGLLVAAVVFAFALLLARRMSVASMAAAVAFALVAPFSGRDPLFVSLSFLLAFAILWLHRGNIVRLMEGREPRLF; encoded by the coding sequence TTGTGCGCCCCCTTCTTTTGTTATACTCCTACCGGGCGCGCCGCCAAAGGGAGGGCGCAGGCCGACACCTACTCGCGGGAGGGGATCTTCATTCGCCTACTCATCGGACTCATCGCTGCCTACCTTCTCGGGGGGATCCCTTTTTCCTACCTTTGGGTAAAGGTTTTGCGCGGCACCGATATTCGGAAGTGCGGGAGCGGAAACGTCGGCGCGACCAACGCCTATCGTTGCGGGGGACTCCTCGCCGCCCTCTTGGCCGCGCTGTGCGACGTAGGGAAGGGATACCTGGCCGTTCTCCTCTTTGCCCCGCTTTCGCCTGCTCCGGCGTATGCCTACGCCGTCGGCGCGGCCGCAATCCTCGGACATGTACGTTCTCCTTTCCTTGGGTTCCGCGGGGGAAAGGCGGTGGCGACCTCCCTCGGTGTACTCCTCGCCTTTCACCCGTGGGGGCTCTTGGTCGCCGCCGTCGTCTTTGCCTTCGCCCTTCTCCTTGCGCGCCGAATGTCGGTGGCCTCCATGGCGGCCGCCGTCGCCTTTGCCCTTGTCGCCCCGTTTTCCGGACGCGATCCTTTGTTCGTATCGCTTTCCTTCCTCCTCGCCTTTGCAATTCTTTGGCTTCATCGAGGAAACATCGTCCGTCTCATGGAAGGTCGCGAGCCTAGGCTCTTTTGA
- a CDS encoding RDD family protein, whose protein sequence is MDVPVNPSEGLGLPRDSGEVGGFLHREASRESAAGGNALGQGRGAKPGGSAVYGTYAGFWQRAGALLLDVLFLWGFLSLLHALDALLGRVPSFLGDVILWVGYFVAATSLFGGTLGKLAVGIRVVDETGRKPPFGAVFLRETAGKLTSTFFWGLGFLMAAWDDHMQALHDRMARTYVVSIPSDDAPSAG, encoded by the coding sequence ATGGATGTACCGGTAAATCCATCTGAAGGGTTGGGACTTCCGCGGGACTCGGGAGAGGTCGGGGGGTTTCTCCACCGGGAGGCATCCCGTGAATCCGCGGCGGGTGGGAACGCCTTAGGACAGGGAAGGGGAGCGAAGCCGGGGGGGAGCGCGGTATACGGAACATACGCGGGCTTTTGGCAACGCGCGGGCGCCCTCCTCCTCGATGTCCTCTTCCTCTGGGGCTTCCTCTCCCTCTTGCACGCGCTGGACGCGCTCCTGGGCCGGGTACCTTCCTTTTTGGGCGACGTCATTCTTTGGGTGGGCTACTTCGTCGCCGCCACGTCCCTATTTGGGGGAACGCTGGGGAAGCTCGCCGTCGGAATTCGGGTCGTAGACGAAACCGGACGGAAGCCGCCCTTCGGAGCTGTGTTTCTCCGCGAAACTGCGGGGAAGCTCACGTCTACGTTCTTCTGGGGATTGGGGTTTCTCATGGCGGCCTGGGACGACCACATGCAGGCGCTTCACGACCGGATGGCCCGCACGTACGTCGTTTCCATCCCTTCGGACGACGCTCCTTCGGCAGGGTGA
- a CDS encoding diaminopimelate dehydrogenase: MGISRIRVAVVGYGNVGAYVLQAVRSAPDMDLVALVRRTADRPPELPADVPVVRELPSDPPADVAVLAVPSRLVPETAERYLARGIRTVDSFDIHEEIPDVRARLERVARASGTVAVLAAGWDPGTDSVIRVLFEAMAPAGTTFTNFGPGMSMGHSTAVRAIPGVDDAVSLTLPLGFGKHRRLVYVRLAADGDPDAVRRAILTDPYFAHDPTDVVFVDDVSPYRDMGHGVQLERKGVSAGAHNQRFSLRMSVHNPALTAQVLVAAARAAMRQAPGAYTLPEIPPIDLLPGDRPSIIRRLV; the protein is encoded by the coding sequence GTGGGGATATCCCGCATTCGCGTCGCCGTCGTAGGGTACGGAAACGTCGGTGCATACGTGCTTCAAGCGGTTCGCAGCGCTCCCGACATGGATCTCGTGGCCCTCGTACGCCGTACCGCCGATCGCCCGCCCGAGCTTCCTGCGGACGTCCCTGTGGTGCGGGAACTCCCCTCTGATCCGCCCGCGGACGTGGCCGTCCTCGCCGTCCCCTCGCGACTCGTGCCGGAAACCGCCGAAAGGTACCTCGCTCGGGGCATACGCACGGTCGACTCCTTCGACATCCACGAGGAAATTCCCGATGTGCGCGCACGCCTCGAGCGCGTCGCCCGCGCGTCCGGCACCGTCGCCGTCCTGGCCGCCGGCTGGGACCCGGGGACGGACTCCGTAATCCGCGTCCTCTTCGAAGCGATGGCACCCGCGGGGACTACCTTTACGAACTTCGGTCCCGGGATGAGCATGGGGCACAGCACCGCCGTCCGCGCCATCCCCGGGGTGGACGATGCCGTCTCCCTCACCCTTCCCTTGGGTTTCGGGAAGCACCGCCGCCTGGTCTACGTACGTCTCGCCGCGGACGGGGACCCCGACGCCGTTCGCCGCGCCATCCTCACGGATCCCTATTTCGCCCACGACCCTACGGACGTGGTCTTCGTCGACGACGTCTCTCCGTATCGCGACATGGGACACGGGGTCCAGCTTGAGCGCAAAGGCGTCTCGGCGGGTGCCCACAACCAACGCTTCTCCCTCCGGATGAGTGTGCACAACCCCGCGCTCACCGCGCAAGTCCTCGTCGCCGCCGCACGCGCCGCGATGCGCCAGGCACCTGGCGCGTACACGCTCCCGGAAATCCCGCCTATCGACCTCCTCCCCGGCGATCGCCCTTCGATCATCCGAAGGCTCGTCTGA
- a CDS encoding helix-turn-helix domain-containing protein: protein MRRSLLLAVGKEADFFLFVQEALLRTGTEVHYAESFAEASKHLRWRRYDVLLLWPELADLDGLTAARRLHDLDYLVRLLYVSPRPSVREAVAAMKAGASEYLEWPVTPERLQAVVAQELKARREEPSPLSLAEVERRHILFVLDLFSGNRRKTAEALGISPRTLYNKLRDFGLVDQGEMTQGKPR, encoded by the coding sequence ATGCGGCGGAGCCTCCTTCTGGCCGTCGGGAAGGAAGCCGATTTCTTCCTCTTTGTGCAGGAGGCCCTCCTCCGCACGGGTACGGAGGTTCACTACGCGGAGAGCTTCGCGGAGGCGAGTAAGCACCTCCGCTGGCGGCGCTACGATGTCCTCCTTCTGTGGCCGGAGCTCGCCGACCTCGACGGGCTCACGGCGGCGAGGCGCCTGCACGACCTCGACTACCTCGTCCGCCTTCTCTACGTTTCGCCGAGGCCCAGCGTGCGGGAGGCGGTGGCGGCGATGAAGGCCGGCGCGAGCGAATACCTCGAGTGGCCCGTGACACCCGAACGCCTTCAAGCCGTGGTCGCGCAGGAACTAAAGGCACGACGCGAAGAGCCCTCGCCCCTCTCCTTGGCGGAAGTGGAACGGCGGCACATCCTCTTCGTACTCGACCTCTTTTCCGGCAACCGCCGAAAAACCGCCGAAGCTTTGGGGATCAGCCCGCGTACGCTGTACAACAAACTTCGGGATTTCGGCCTCGTGGATCAGGGGGAGATGACTCAAGGGAAGCCGCGGTGA
- a CDS encoding S1C family serine protease has product METPKATWMSFFGEKASSRGNGRRGEKPLSLHIRPAKRETRPKRDKADAASRPPHPANIFVEVVRKAQSGVVAVRTLARDRDTVPLPWPYIPFFPPEERRDVAPGTQFGSGFVIHPRGYILTNAHILTQAEEIHVKVGRETFPARIAWEDRRRDIAVLEVRPPRPLSPLPLGSSERTEVGEWVLAIGNPLGLENTVTVGIVSAKHRAFRTPEHDYEDVIQTDAAINPGNSGGPLLNLYGEVVGVNAAIIRQSQSIGFAIAVDPLKPLLTPFLPKG; this is encoded by the coding sequence GTGGAGACACCGAAAGCGACGTGGATGAGCTTCTTCGGCGAAAAGGCCTCCTCCCGGGGAAACGGGCGGCGAGGCGAGAAACCCCTTTCCCTTCACATCCGTCCCGCCAAGCGAGAAACGCGCCCAAAACGCGACAAGGCAGATGCGGCTTCGCGGCCCCCCCACCCGGCAAACATCTTCGTGGAGGTCGTCCGCAAGGCGCAATCTGGGGTAGTGGCCGTACGCACGCTCGCTCGGGACAGGGACACCGTACCCCTCCCTTGGCCCTACATTCCCTTCTTTCCCCCCGAAGAACGGCGCGATGTGGCGCCCGGAACGCAGTTCGGCTCGGGCTTCGTAATCCACCCCCGCGGATACATCCTCACGAACGCGCACATCCTGACGCAGGCCGAGGAAATCCACGTCAAGGTGGGGCGGGAGACGTTTCCGGCCCGCATCGCCTGGGAAGATCGGCGGCGGGATATCGCCGTCCTCGAGGTGCGTCCACCCCGCCCCCTATCCCCTCTGCCCTTGGGGAGCTCCGAACGCACGGAGGTCGGGGAGTGGGTTCTGGCCATCGGCAATCCCCTTGGGCTGGAAAACACGGTGACCGTGGGAATCGTCTCGGCCAAACATCGCGCATTCCGCACCCCAGAACACGACTACGAAGACGTCATCCAAACCGACGCGGCGATCAACCCCGGGAATTCCGGCGGTCCGCTGCTCAACCTTTACGGCGAAGTGGTGGGAGTGAATGCGGCGATCATCCGCCAGTCTCAATCCATCGGCTTTGCCATCGCCGTAGATCCCCTAAAGCCCCTCCTTACGCCGTTTCTTCCGAAAGGGTGA